GCATGCGCACCAGCGCGGCGCGCTTTCCGTCGCGACCGTTCGGGTTCAGGAACTCCCACACCATCTCCCCGTCCGGCGTCACCTCGAACGCGCGCCCGCTGTCCGACTGCGCGACCAGCGTGTTGCCGTTCGCGAGCCGCTGATTGGCGCCGCGGGTCTGGGTGTAGAACGTCTCTGGCTCGGGGGCGCGGTACTGCCAGACGATCTTGCGCGTCTTCGGGTCGAGCTCGACGACGCGCGACCAGCCGCGGCCGAGCCCGTTGTCGAACACGAGGAAGTTGCCGCTCGGCAGCACCACCGCGTCGTGCGGACCGGAGAGCTCGCTCTGTCCCCACGCCCACACGACCTTCCTCGCGTCCCAGTCGATCACCACCACCGCGTCCTGGTGGCGGATCGTGACGACGACGTTCTGCGGCGCGTAGAGCGGGTCGCGCGCGGCGAGCTTCGGATCCTGCATCCAGAAGACGGAGTTCGCGTGCAGCAGGTCGAGGTGGCGCTTGCCGCGCTTGCGGCCGCGCAGCTTGAACTGCTCGCGCGGCGCGGTCTTCAGGAGCTCGTAGAGTGACGCCGACGCGCGCACCTCGCCGTCGGGTGAGAGCAGCGTCAGCGAGTCGTCCTTCAGGTCGCGCGCCTCGTCGAGCTCGGGCACGCGGCGGAAGGTCGAGGTCAGGACCGCGATCTCGCCGCGCGGCGTCCACTGGATGTCGTGGTGCGCGCCGAGCGGACGCCGCCACACGACGCGGCCGTCGAAGCCGAGACGCGCCACGTAGCGACCGGCGGACCAGGGCCGTCCCCCGCCGGGCGGCAGCTCGCGGCCGATCACCAGCACGTCGCCGTCGGGCGTGAAGCTCGAGTTGTCCCAGCGGTGACATGGCTCGAGCGCCCAGGTGCGCAGCACGTGGCCCTCGGCGTCGATGAGCTGCGCCGAGCAGAGGTGCGCGTTGGTGAAGTAGTTGTAGCCCGGCTGCGAGCGCGCGCGGTCGTACAGCACGACGCCCGAGCGCGCGGGGTCGAGCGGCTCCTGGGTGACGTCGACGTAGCCGAGCGCCTGCAGCCGCTCGATCTCCGCACGCGACGGCTCGGGCGCGCGCGCCGCGCTCGCCGGCGGCGCCTTGGCGTCCCCGCCGGCGGCCTGCTCGTCCGCGAGGACGGCGAACGGAGCGAGCGCCGTGGCGCACGCGGCGACGATGGCGGTGCGGAGGAAGCCTCGCATTGGCACGCCCAGCCGCGTTGCACTATGGATTGGCCCCTTGCGGATCAACCGTTGCCTGCTGCTCGCCGTGCTGCTGGCCGTCGTGCACCTGGCGCGCTTCGAGCCGACGCGGCAGCCGATCGTCACCGACGTCCGTTACTACGTCTACTTCGCCGAGCGGATCGTCGACGGCGCGATCCCGCACCGCGACTACTTCGACAACAAGACGCAGCTCGCGGCGATGGCGGGCGCGGCGTTCGACCTCGTCGGACGCGCGCTCGGCGTCGAGCCGCTGCTGGCGATGCGCGTCGGCTACCTCGCGCTCACCGGTCTCGCGGCGCTGCTCGTGTTCGCGATCCTGCGCCGGCTGTTCGATGGCTCGTGCGTCGCCGGGCTGCTGGGCCTCGCGTGCTACCTCGGCTTCTCGCTGCTCGGCTTCCTGCCGTCGATCGGTCCGCTGCCGAAGCTGCTGATGATGGTCCTCGCCTGCGCCGCGGCGCTGCTCGCCGCGCGCGGCGCCTGGCTCGTCGCCGGCGCGTGCGGCGCGCTCGCGTTCTTCGACTGGCAGATCGGCGCGCTCGTGGGCGTCGCGGTGTTCGTCGCATCGCTCGCCGAGCGCGAGGAGCGCACGCGCGCCGTCGTGCGCACGGTCGCCGGCGGCGCCGGGATGCTCGCGCTGGTCGCCGGCTGGCTCGCCTGGCACGGCGCGCTCGTGACGACGTACGAGCAGGTGGTCTCGACCTCGCTCGCGCGCGGCTCGAGCGCGCTCGCGCGCAAGACGCTCCCCGACCGCGTCGCCCAGATCGCCGAGCTGGTCGAGCGCGGGTGCCCCGGCCACGAGTGGCTGGTCGTCCTCGGCCTGCTCGGCTTGCTGCTGTTTCCGCTCGTCGTGTGGCGCAACCGCGGACGTCCGACGCAGCGGCTCGCGCTCGTGATCGGCGTCTTCGGCGCCGGCATCG
The Candidatus Binatia bacterium genome window above contains:
- a CDS encoding aryl-sulfate sulfotransferase; protein product: MRGFLRTAIVAACATALAPFAVLADEQAAGGDAKAPPASAARAPEPSRAEIERLQALGYVDVTQEPLDPARSGVVLYDRARSQPGYNYFTNAHLCSAQLIDAEGHVLRTWALEPCHRWDNSSFTPDGDVLVIGRELPPGGGRPWSAGRYVARLGFDGRVVWRRPLGAHHDIQWTPRGEIAVLTSTFRRVPELDEARDLKDDSLTLLSPDGEVRASASLYELLKTAPREQFKLRGRKRGKRHLDLLHANSVFWMQDPKLAARDPLYAPQNVVVTIRHQDAVVVIDWDARKVVWAWGQSELSGPHDAVVLPSGNFLVFDNGLGRGWSRVVELDPKTRKIVWQYRAPEPETFYTQTRGANQRLANGNTLVAQSDSGRAFEVTPDGEMVWEFLNPNGRDGKRAALVRMRRLEPRVVDAWMAAAAASGKGEGAEKGEGAEKGAAGTSAAGGTP